TGGGAATCACTTGGCCTCAAGGCTACTTCTTCTGTTTGTTATGTCACTTAATGTGTTTCCAATATTTTTGTCAAAGACTGCCATAGGATTCctactttttctacttttacagAGCATAAAAAGTGAGTGCagtgttttagttttctttataAAGAAACGACATGAaggttttatttcctttatttgatGTGGATCTGTTGAAGTTATGTTTGGTGTTCTTTTCATTCGTTTTTTGGCTTGTGtcttttgagctttttttgcTGCACAAACGTTTCTTGACATGAGATGAATTATTTGCTGCAacctttaaaaaagtaattacttATTGTCTGTTCGCCCACTTTAACTGCTCTGATGTACCCGGTAAATCAACCCTTGGCCGTTTCAATGATTTTAATGCTTCTTATTCCTCTTCCCTTAAAAGCTGTAAACTGATGTCTTTAACTCAGAGCAACAAGAGGGCTGACTTCTGTATTTATGTTGTTCTCTGCTTCTTTTGAGAaggatttcttttctttacttcaATTTTGATAGCAGGTTCTATGAGAAACATTCCTAACAGGCCCACGGCATATTTCATGACACATTGTAAACTGTTTTGTCTTGTCCAGGACCTTAATGAATAACTATTGTCAGAATTACAGCTAAGAAGCACTTTTAAATCATGTGTTGATACTACTTTAAATATTAACTGTTGCGGCatccacacaaaaacagaagaacaaattAAGCTATatcacaaaagaaaatgtgaatcaATGCAAAATGAATTGTTAGGCCAACTTCATTagatttaaatgataaaaagttGTATATACAAATGATTTACCTGAGCAGTTGTGAATCTTGATCAGGGAGCAGAGTTGGTACACTGACGTAATAGCTTGAGGGattaatgttcagaatgaaGTAAATCTTCTGGCAGCTCATTTGGATGTGAAAAGTTTTGTATCATTTTTGGACTTGACTATTTGTAAATTATTTGTACAAAAGAGAAGTAAGGAGAGGAAAGCCATTATAACTTAAATCAATGGTGTGTTTGAAAATGATCTTTCCCAggatcatatttttttttgcctgttagCATTTGTCTTGAAACATGCCTTGAACTTGTTAGGAATGAGAGACCCCCCCTCACCTCACCCACAATGACAGTGTTTCcaaactttgtttgtttggtgttaaATCAGCTGTGTACATTTAACAGGGACCAAGGTAaggtatatattttaagaaatgtagattatattttattaacttaTTCATGCCCTCAgttttgtgtactttttaaaaaaaattgtcaaacaaaaaaatcttgtgATTTTCCCGTTTTGATAGTTTTTCACtctaaattatgttaaatagaGATACGtcgttatgtgtgtgtgttgtgcaagAGTTAGGGTGGATTGGAGAAGGAGTCACACCCTGATCCACCAGCCTCTGGACCGACCAAAAGTAATGCTACTTTTACAGACTCGAGTAATTAAGCTCACCTTATTTctccagtgtttttttcccctcttcatcACCTGCACTTGTATTGCTCATTAATACCTCCTGTCAGATTTGCTTGTGCTGTTAGAAGATGACATGTCTTGTGTTTGCACTAATGGTCGCGAGGTTAAGGCGTAAGCTATCCATCCGAGTGTCTTGcagtgaattttcttttttatacaaaatgttGACCCAAGACATTCCTGTGATGACAACAGACTAAATTGAATGGCTCCTCAAATCAGTACATAATGGGAGCCTCTCATCCACTTTTCTGCATTGCTTTGCTTCATTTGAAATCTCGCTCCACTTTCATGccataatgaaaacatttctacGCTGCTGAATTAGTTTTGCCGTTGACAGGATGTTACTGATTAGAAAATGTGTGAATATCAATTTGATTAAGatcattttggttttggttgaaacatttaaaaatgaaaacatagacACTTTTCACAATCATGACGTACGGCCCCTTTGACTTGTATATACTGATAAACAAAAATAAGCAATCACTGATAGAAAATTGGCACGTGAGAAGATAAACATAGATAAAAATTCAAATGCAATCATCTTGTAATCATCTTATTGACCTCTcacaaaccctttttttttttcttgtgttgtaaAACCTGTATCATGATGCAACTCAAACCCAGTCCAGCAGTGAAGGGGCtagcagtttgtgtgtgtgagtgtgagtgtgtgatgaCAGTCTCTGTAAAAAGagagtgtatatgtgtgcgtgtgtgtctttttgtgttttgagctgtgcttccttctttctgttttaattattattcgTGTGTAATTTAGGCTGTTAAATTCAGTACATTCCTATATTATTTATGCTTATGTTGTGATTGTAACAAGTGTATATACCATTCATATACACattctataaatataaatatatatatatatataaatatatatgaaccAACCAATATGATCAGTGTTTGTCAATGGTGGTCCTGTacatatatagatttttttttcttctcgtcTATCATGAGGAGGGATGTTAAGTTATGGCCATTTGATTGAAAGTGTAAACTGCATGTTCTGGCCTGCGAGCTGAGCTGGGGGCTGAATGTCGATCACTGGTTGGTGGCAGTAAAAGTTTGACTGTTCACCGTACTGTCGCTCTGCTCTGGTAGCGCTCACACTGCCAGCTGCAAAACCCACGTCTTtgaccaagtttttttttcccctttttttgaTCCACTCTGCACTAGTATTTACTCCTTAAAAAGTGATAAgggttgtttttgttattgttaatttgAAAACAAGTGGAAGATGCTGTAAGGAAATAATGTtcctttgtttgtgttcttcacCCTGATGTATGATTTTGTTTCACTCATGTTGGTACTCAAGTGTAAAAGGGGTGTTTTTCATTGAGTATTTCGCCCTTAATGTGTTTGCTTTCTGCTTTTGGTCTGTTGCAAAGTGCCTTCCAAATACTGTTTGTGCACAGCAGTGGATTAAAAAAGGTCCTCTTTTCTAAAGGTTAAGAATTGTACAGAGTGACTTGCATTGACACTTTTGTATAAAAACCcatacagaaaatgtaaaatatgttaacTTGGTATTTTATCATCGTACTCAACAAGATTGAAGAAATATGAGCTACATGTTTTGTTATAACGTCTTTGGACATATTTCAATATAAGCATACTTTTCTatagatatttgtttttgtactcTGTCATTGAGTCTCACCATTCTTGTTGGTACAGAGATGAGCATCAAATAAATTGAGATTTTAAAAGCTCTCAACTTTTCTCTTGCAGTTATTACTTGTGGATGATGAAACAATCAATCCATCCAGGATTGAATACTGTTATATTCATGTATGAATTTAAAGCCTGTAGGGATAACTACTGCGATTCACAtgacattgcattacattacattacagtcatttagcagacgcttttatccaaagcgacttacagtcagtagtatattacatatcagaCTTGCCCAAAGTGTCAGGTCAGTGTTAAAACTGCCaaataaaaatgagagaaaCACGCCCTTAACTGATTGAAAGACCATTCAGAAACCGAGGCACAACTGCTGCAGGTAGTACGACAAATGACCATcccctgtgtttgtgtatgtaggAACTGAAATAGCTGTGTGTGAAAGACATCAAAACTCAAAAAACTATGGAGCGTCACTATTAAGAGCTGAGTGTCAGGTAATCTGTAAGGAGTGAAAACACGTGATGTGGTGGGTCACCTGACAGCATTGAAGGGAGTTGaagtatattaaataaaataaatttaaatgtcAGTTCAAGTGAAGGATGTGAAAGGGTGTAAAGTATGAGCAGGTGAGGAGAGCAGGTTTACTGATATTTAAGCACTTCAGAAGCTCCTGTTACCTTCTGGGgtttttatttggaaatataTATAGCAACACTGAGTGCAATTGACAGTTTATCAACATGTCCACAGTCAATCTAAATATATCCTTCTCTTTTTGGTCAGGCTTTGTTTCATGTTGGTTAAACAGTCCTAAATACCATTTGTTTGTAAGTTGAATTGCCCCCATAAGAAGGCAGGGGAgcatattaaaacaaacagcaagaACAAAAAAGTGATTAGATAACTGTATTTGCCACTTTTCACCTCCTTAAGCAGATAAACCAAGATAAAGTGTTCAGATGCAGTAAgaaagtggttaaaaaaaaactataaattaacatgttaaaatTGAGTTGCAAGAGTGACATCAGTCCTTTCATTGTCAGCGCCCCTGTTCTTGTAATTCAGTTTGTTGAAGTCCTCCATGATCTCTACCATTGTCTTTCCTTTGGTCTCAGGGACAAAATATAACAGAAATGCTGCACTCAAAAAGGTGTAAACCACGAAAATCAGGAAGCAGAACTGCCCGAGTCCATTCTGCAAAGATACACATAGAAGCAGTGATTTAGATAAAATAGCCAATATCATaataaaatagagaaataatatatatggaATATATGAAATAAGATATGTTACAGAGCAGCTTTCTCACCACTATATAGACGAACAACATCCCCACGAGGAACAAGCAAAGCCAGTTGACAGACCCACTGATCACATAAGCGGAAGGACGCCAGGCTTGTAGGAAGAGGTCAGCAGGAAGAACCATAGACACTCCggctttaacaaaaaaaaagaaaaataataataatgttaataatatacatttataaatatgaaataattccCTTTTGGGGTACAAGCAACAGAAAACTCACAAGGTCCAAGTCCATAAATGCAGATGACACAAAAGATCAGGGCGATGTTCACATAAGGGATCCATGAATTCAGatcctgaaagaaaacagacacatttatgaatatctatatatctataataTTATCTTCTAGGGCTAAGTAGTGTGCACTGATTGAGTTAATTTACCTTGATGGATAGCATGATGGTAAGAGCAACCATGGTGATACCCATCAGTAAATAGCCATAGCCCATCAGCTTCTTTCTGCCGGCACGATCTATCAAGAAGGACTGAGACACAGCAGAGATGTCGAATAGAATATactggatatttttttcttcatcacacAGAACTACGTCTTCTACAGTACATCTTACTTATCAACAATAAATTACCATCTGTTTTacccatttgttttttgtttgattttattgaCTACATTTTTCAAGCTCTATACCAAATAAGTACCAGGGTACTGGAAGGAAAACCCGCAAATACAAGGCACAGAATATTTCCCCTCTCTGAACCCGACCAATCCCTCCCTTCAGCAGGCTACAACAAAACttttataattttaaataaaaaaccacTGGAATCTAAATCTATAGAGAAATCACTAAATTTTTATCCCAGTGACCATATCGTATAAAAGGTGTCCAGATTTGACTAAAATTAgcagatttttaaaaactatttctaCTATAGTAAATTAAGTGTTATTtactttgtgttgttattttgtgtttctgtttcactgCTGCACAACAAACTGCCCTTGAGGGAGAAATGAAGTGATTGATTTTGAATccaaccaataaaaaaaacaagaatgctTTTATTAAAGCAGTTATTCATTTGATCTAATCTAATCAATAATCTATTTCCCAGTGTTTTCTGTGcgtttgaggttttttttttaagaataagtAGCACTCTGTATCCTCACCGAATGGTAGTACTGAATTATTTTTCCACAATCACCTGTTTAGATCGTGTACAGTGCAGGAAAGGTCCATAAACTGTGATATAATTCTATGTGCATCCAAACTCAAAACCCAGATTTCAGACTCATTCAAGGAGCAAACACGTGTCTCTTTGGCTCTAAGTTGTTTTGTACTgcattgttttcttctttcaggtGTGTAATTTCACAATACAGTTTCATGCTACTTTGAAGAGATACTTACACACAGTGTTACAGTGATGAGCTCTGTTGCTCCAAGACCAATGGACAAGTAATGCATCTGGTCTTCTGGCACTCCAGACTCACGGAAGATGTCAAAGGCGTAAAAAtacagctggaggagagaatGAAATATTAGAAGCCATTTAACTGGATGAAGCAGAACACTAAACATGCTGTGTAAAACAGAACTCAGTTGctaatatatatcaaaatatactaTTAAGGGGAAAGCTGAGTTGAACATACAGCGTTGATGCCACAGAGCTGAACTCCAGCACAGGGGATGAGCAGAGTCAGTAGCTGCCATCTCACACAGCGAGAGCTGAGTACATCCTTCACAGTCTTCGCCTTCTCTCCCTGtgtgctctctttctctttctgcatGTCGTCAAGCTCCAGCTTTAAGTTGTCTTCCTGCCACAGCCACTGCAAGGCTTATACatgcatatacatacatatcCTGGATCATACTGGAggtttgtgggttttttgttttcaacttaACTATGCTTAACCTGAATTGACTTAACACATTTGTTAAGCTTAAAACAATATGGTGAAAATCATCCATAGCTGGAACAGATTTCTGTGATTTTCACAGTAAAGTGATGTTAAAGACAAATTGTATCTCAACAAAAGATTACTAGATACCCTTTATGATCTAGTGTGGATATGTAGATACAGAGTCTGCTGTTTCCATTCACCTTTTTTGCTGCCTTCCGTG
This portion of the Anoplopoma fimbria isolate UVic2021 breed Golden Eagle Sablefish chromosome 17, Afim_UVic_2022, whole genome shotgun sequence genome encodes:
- the LOC129105672 gene encoding solute carrier family 2, facilitated glucose transporter member 11-like; its protein translation is MESRKLQHWRLYLLSLVLGIGGSFQYGIHVSVIASPAVHIQSFVNHTWLLRYGAPVDDSTNQLIWSFIVSVLSLGAWAGAIHSGSLPVIYGRKKALLFNNVVAIVAALMMLFSRMAQSFEMILVGRFLYGYNVGLGLSVHLMYLGECSPKKLRGFMTLTGSIFIGFGKVMGQIIGIKELMGTEEMWPYLLAISGIPAILQFVTLLFFPETPRYLYIDKGDTEGSKKALQWLWQEDNLKLELDDMQKEKESTQGEKAKTVKDVLSSRCVRWQLLTLLIPCAGVQLCGINALYFYAFDIFRESGVPEDQMHYLSIGLGATELITVTLCSFLIDRAGRKKLMGYGYLLMGITMVALTIMLSIKDLNSWIPYVNIALIFCVICIYGLGPSGVSMVLPADLFLQAWRPSAYVISGSVNWLCLFLVGMLFVYIVNGLGQFCFLIFVVYTFLSAAFLLYFVPETKGKTMVEIMEDFNKLNYKNRGADNERTDVTLATQF